A segment of the Maylandia zebra isolate NMK-2024a linkage group LG2, Mzebra_GT3a, whole genome shotgun sequence genome:
CAACGTGATTGTGATTAAGACAACTCTAGGTATTTCACCAGTGAGTGTTTTTCTAAGGATGCATTCCAGCATCACATGTAGACAAAACACAATGAATCAAATTTATGAATGATAATAATCAGAGGTTCCTCTAGTTAGTTGGTACTAATCTCTATGCGTCCTCAGACTTTCCCAATGCATAGTTTGTACATGCCTAAAGGAAAACATTATGCTCCTAGGCTCTGATCCTAGGAGCATAAGAAAGGGCTACAAGCACAAGCTCCATAGAGGCAGAAATCTAGCACAGCTGATAAAGACCAAAGTTGAAGACTGTGCAAAGGTGCTCCAAAGACACTCCAGCACATAGTAGAAAAAGGTAAGATGGTACCTGGGACAATATACACCAAGAGAAACAACCAAGTGGCTGGGATagtatacaggaacatctgttcCACATATGGACTAGAAATCCCCAAGTCCTCATGGCAAACACTGCTGAAGGTGCTTGAAAATGGCAGGGCTAAGGCCCTGTGGGATTTCAAGTTCCAGACAGACAAGCAGCTGCTGGCCAGCCAAACAGACATAGTGTTGGCTGACAAGGAGCAGAACACTGCAGCTGTGATAGATGTGGCAATCCCAGCGGACAGCAATAtcagaaagaaggaacacaagaaaACAGAAGTACCAACAACAACTGGAGGAGATGCAGAATGTCCAAAGTGATCCCAGCAGTAAAAGGAGCAACAACCCTGAAACTCGACGAGCAGACCAGCAGATTTCAGGCACAACTTTAGTGTAAGTGCTtttctgtctaacattcacacacattcatactctgatgcaTCAGTGGATGAATGTGCCTTAGCAAGATACACATTGGGAACAACCAGGGATCAAACTACCAAACTTCTGATTAACAGATACACTACGTCCTTATACACTAATTACCGGAACTGAGCAATGGCTGTAGCTCAATGTATAATACTGTACCAGCTGACCCTGCTCTGAGTCAGAGCTCCAAATTGTCTTGTTTAAAGCAGCTTCTTAATGTTAAGGAAACCAAATTTATGTTGGTTTACAGAAATCACCCTCAGATCTCAGATAATATTGGTAAGCATATCCAGCAGAAGACTTTGTGAAGAAAGTATTATACTACAAATACCTGGGTGAATGACATCATTTTCTTTAAAGGTCATATTGGGTACTCAGTAAAATGTTTATAttgggttttatttattttaaactgccCATCTTAATTTTGCTGTTAGGTAAACATATGTACAGGCTACGTTCTTAAATGTCCTTTATAATGGTGACATTAATTACATGCAGGTTATCTCTATGTATCAGGGCCCTTTATGTTTTCAGTACACATCACTTGTCTTAGCCCTTAATAGTGGTGATTtagggcttttaatgatttatttgaaCTGCAGAATGATTATAGTATGATTATACTGCCCACATGGACAAGCTAAATGACTTCTGGAGAAAAGCTTTATGcttaaataagataagataagataagataagataagataagataagataagataagataacctttattagtcccacacgtgggaaatttgttttgtcacagcaggaagtggacagtgcaaaagttatgacgcaaaaattagaatacaataagaataaatacagtacacagctgtacagaatagaataaaataatatactatatacagtagaataaaatagaataaaaatatacaataagataaaaatagaatacgaatgctatatacaactgagtaaaaatacaacgatgccagaaaggattattgcacttagtgttattgcacatgtgtggatgtgtgtgtttgttcagttaaagtctttgttgtggagtctgacagcagtggggaggaaagacctgcgaaatctctccgtcccacaaaTGAGACAAGGATAGAGCTAACTGACCACAATCACGAGGTATTTCTGGAGGTGTAAGTGTGAGGCTGGTTTTGATGCTCATTATAAGTGTTTGTGAACTTCCTGTGTGTAATTGCAGGTAATAATATGAAAATTTGCTacattttcaaatgaaaactcCTTTAGAGTCCTTGCTAAATTTGCATCCCTACCAGTCTACCCTGCATTATCTATGTTACCTAGATCTGACTGTAAGCAGCTCACCTGTACCCATTTGCAGACCCATCTGGCTGGCTCCATGGCGAAGTGCATAAGACATGGATTTAGAGAGGCGGACATCTCTGTCCTGGTGGTGGAAAAGGCATCACTTTCAGTAACATACACACACTGAAATTTAGTTCTAATTATAGCTGTGGTTTAAATATAGGACCTAGACTTTACCATGCCAAAACCCTCATACTGCCTGTCATACAGCTAATACTATGAGATATTAAAAAGACGGGAAATTATCCCAATTGAATGGGTCAACAAACTCTCACCTCTCCACCACGATgtcctctccttcctcttcctcttttgcCACTTCCTCCCCCTCCTTTGGCACTGTCCATGAACGCACAGGCAGCTCAGCTTTTCAGACCTCGTTTTACAGCTGTTGTATGATAAATTTCACTGGTTTTAATTCTGCGAAACGTTGCATAGGATAATATTTGTTGTCAGTGCATTGCGCGTAGCGTTTTGGCTTGCTCTCGCTTCCTGTGTGTTCCCGTTCTCCGCTTGCAGGTGGCACTGTGACGGGCAGTGCTCCGGTAATTCGGCACCACAGAGGAAAagcggggttttttttttcttttcttttctttttttttttttttttgtcctggaGGAAAACATCACTCAGACAGACAGCTGTTGTCTGAGTGGCTGCAGGTAAGAAAATGTTCAGGACACCCACCAAAAACAATGACGCACTCAAGAATAGAAACGATCGTTTCCGTCCGTGGTAAATAAGAACCTATCTGGTAAATAGCAGGCTCTAAAGTAGGGACTGTCCGGATACTCCTAGTGCTGGAACTGAACACAGAACCTGAGCTAACTTGGCTAACTAATGCTAGCATCGTTGAGCTTGGGTTACCTGAATTTCTGGCTGGGCAGCAGGGGGGGGGATTTCTGAAAAGTGTACGCTTTCAGTCgtgcttcttcttctcctgtttGTGTGAAACGTCCCATGTTACAGATTGAGCTCGTGGATGAAGAGATCTGCCAGCGGACCGAAGAATTCGAGCAGGTCACCATGGAAACCTAATGTTAGCAACGTTAAAGCTGGACGGCTGTTTAAAGTCTTACCTGCCATTAAACAGCGCTGAAAGACGGAAACACGAAGAGTTTGCCGTGAGTCTTTtattttatctctctctctatatatatggTGATAGCCACTTTAACTTTTTGCTCCAAATAATCAATTTCCAATTTTAAAAAtagcttctctcttttttatttatagccGTAGCCATTTATTTACTGGtataatgatttaaaaacaacaacaacaacaaaaaactgcatAACTGTATATAACTGTATAAATCTTGCACTAGCAATTCTGACCTCGGCATTATCCAGTGTCTGTTCTGGAAAAGTAATGTATCTTGGTGCAAAATTAGATGAGACATGTCATTATTCAACAGTTATCGTTTATATGGAACAGTGTCAGAAATCATATATATTTTGTTAGTAAGTGTAAGTAATTAGGAAATGTTTGTGTTGTATTTAGCTGTAGTGTCCCCCTATGATTTCTCTACAGGTAGtcttataaaatattattagaTGTTTATCTAAGCATTAACATTAATTTATCTAAAGAGTACATCTAAAAAAATCACACTGTCACTCAGAGAAAATAAGTTAATTAACTTATTTAGTTTATTGTGCTTTATTTTGTGCATAGGTAACATGTTGTCTCCCTATAAAGCAGACATGTCATAAATGCTTTATTACACACTGTGATAACTATAATGTGTTTCCAGCTTTGaggacattttaaacattttctagTGCACAATATTTACCTACAGTTATCCCACAAGAACAGATCCTCTTTTTGTATAATTGTGCTTTGCTTTACTGTATTGTGATTCAGTATAGTTTCATACAGAAGCTTTCACTTGTAGGGGTTAAACGCATCTCTCCCTGTCTTTTTTGCTCAGGTGATGGAGTTTCCTCAGCATTCCCAGCAGCTGCTGTCCGCCCTGCGGTCTCAGCGCCAGCGGGGCTTCCTCTGTGACTGCACCGTCCTGGTGGGCTCATCCCGTTTCCTGGCTCACCGGGCTGTTTTGGCCTCCTGCTCGCCATTCTTCCATATGTTCTACTCAGACTCTCCAGGAGGAAACAGCACCAGCAGCTCTGTCACGCTCGACAGTGACATTGTCACATCAGCTGCATTTGGCTTGCTCTTGGACTTTGTCTATGAAGGAGTGCTGCAGCTTGAAGAGTCACCTCCAGTGGAGGACGTATTGGCAGCTGCAAGCTTTCTACACATGAATGAGGTAGTAAGAGTTTGCAAGAGGCGGCTGCAGAGACGAGGGCCTCTGGCTGAGGCAGACAGCACACGCTCTGAAGAGAGTGCTGGTTCGAGGAAGGAAATAGAGACACGGAGGAAGGATGGGGGTGACCGTGGAGCAGAGCCCATGGTGGCCATGGCATCAGATCACTCAAATCCAGTCACCATAGCTGCACCACTGTTATCAGCATCCATGGTGGCAGAGAGGAGCCATGTAGAGACTGTGAAGTCTGAACAAAGGACTGGTGGGCAGTCATCAGAGGCACGAGTTCAGACTCCTTTGAGCCCCGATCTCGCCGATACCACCCAGCCAGGCATGGATGGCCCTCCTCTGCCCCCAGGTGGAGAGCTGGTGCAAGGCTTCATCACAGGCCAGTCTGCCCCTGCTCCTGGAGGTCACATCAGGATGGGGGCTGTGCATCAGGGAGAAGGCACAGCACTCTGTAGTCCTTGTAGCACCACTGAGACATGCAGGTAGATAAATTGTtgatttacagacagaaaataaggaaaaacaaGAACACTTCAATGGCAGCATACATTACTTAATTCTGTTCTATAATTATTTAGTGTTGTCTTTAATTCAGTTTCATAATCAGATGTTTTTAAGGGTGTAaggacatatatatatatatatatatatataacaggaGAAGTAAAGTAAAATCTGATTTCAATACAGCCTTCACTGAGAGGACTTATGATCATTATTTAGATTAAACCATAAGAAATTGAACattcttatttctttttatcaAAAGGCTTTGTatcttcctttttatttttcagcagtAACCAGCAGCcttcctcctcatcttcttctCTGGTCCCAGTGAGCCAGGCTGCTGGTCGCTCACTGGTTGCTCTTCCCCAGTCAGAATCCAGTGCACATCCTGATGAACCGCAACTCCCACGCAATGGCTCTTTAGGGGAACCCTCAGTCACTGATGACAGAAGTACATTAGGCAAAGGACAGCAGATGGTTATGTTGATCCAAGCATCAGCTCTGACCTCACATTTACAA
Coding sequences within it:
- the zbtb3 gene encoding zinc finger and BTB domain-containing protein 3 isoform X2, whose translation is MLATLKLDGCLKSYLPLNSAERRKHEEFAVMEFPQHSQQLLSALRSQRQRGFLCDCTVLVGSSRFLAHRAVLASCSPFFHMFYSDSPGGNSTSSSVTLDSDIVTSAAFGLLLDFVYEGVLQLEESPPVEDVLAAASFLHMNEVVRVCKRRLQRRGPLAEADSTRSEESAGSRKEIETRRKDGGDRGAEPMVAMASDHSNPVTIAAPLLSASMVAERSHVETVKSEQRTGGQSSEARVQTPLSPDLADTTQPGMDGPPLPPGGELVQGFITGQSAPAPGGHIRMGAVHQGEGTALCSPCSTTETCSNQQPSSSSSSLVPVSQAAGRSLVALPQSESSAHPDEPQLPRNGSLGEPSVTDDRSTLGKGQQMVMLIQASALTSHLQLSAPKTLSRRAPPQIRIQSAISLQTQSSESLAAAPPPQRQMLKGPEGGTGASSNTKNHPLMGTDRRGNDGENVKVKVEAIVISDEELEDEKEESKEGEPVMEVDDDFEDDIQEEDLNSPQFLSSHPQGFLQLTSQTNDYSFPLSPSSSSSGAGPSSQDASSFTASLIPPSTSQQHSDPVAYFQELQDSVGNFVEDVPTCGVCGKTFSCTYTLRRHAIVHTRERPYECRYCYRSYTQSGDLYRHIRKAHDHTLPAKRSKVDTESSLPAQPPPPPPPLS
- the zbtb3 gene encoding zinc finger and BTB domain-containing protein 3 isoform X1, whose translation is MLATLKLDGCLKSYLPLNSAERRKHEEFAVMEFPQHSQQLLSALRSQRQRGFLCDCTVLVGSSRFLAHRAVLASCSPFFHMFYSDSPGGNSTSSSVTLDSDIVTSAAFGLLLDFVYEGVLQLEESPPVEDVLAAASFLHMNEVVRVCKRRLQRRGPLAEADSTRSEESAGSRKEIETRRKDGGDRGAEPMVAMASDHSNPVTIAAPLLSASMVAERSHVETVKSEQRTGGQSSEARVQTPLSPDLADTTQPGMDGPPLPPGGELVQGFITGQSAPAPGGHIRMGAVHQGEGTALCSPCSTTETCSSNQQPSSSSSSLVPVSQAAGRSLVALPQSESSAHPDEPQLPRNGSLGEPSVTDDRSTLGKGQQMVMLIQASALTSHLQLSAPKTLSRRAPPQIRIQSAISLQTQSSESLAAAPPPQRQMLKGPEGGTGASSNTKNHPLMGTDRRGNDGENVKVKVEAIVISDEELEDEKEESKEGEPVMEVDDDFEDDIQEEDLNSPQFLSSHPQGFLQLTSQTNDYSFPLSPSSSSSGAGPSSQDASSFTASLIPPSTSQQHSDPVAYFQELQDSVGNFVEDVPTCGVCGKTFSCTYTLRRHAIVHTRERPYECRYCYRSYTQSGDLYRHIRKAHDHTLPAKRSKVDTESSLPAQPPPPPPPLS